One Oncorhynchus mykiss isolate Arlee chromosome 9, USDA_OmykA_1.1, whole genome shotgun sequence genomic window, GTCAGCAATGGCACACATGCCATTCTTCTTCACCAGAATGTTCTTAGACTTCAGATCACGGTGGGCGATGCCAGGTTTGCCTAGAGGGGAACACACACTGAGTTGGAAGACTGGAATGGAGGGAGCACACAATATTTAAACCAGGTGAATTAATGTCTGTACTGTCTATTTTGTTAAATGTTTTTAATGTCTACTACTTTGTAAACAGTCttgtattttgtctgtaatgtatttttagTTGTGTGTTAGACGCCAGGAAGATTAGCTGACGCCTTGACGACAGCTAATGAGAATCCTTATAAAATTCAAAGGCAGGGCAATAGGTGCAAGCTATGGCCATGGTGAGGGGTGTAACATGTCAAGTGAAGAAAAACAATTCAAATCAGCAAAACAAATATCTGGAATACATTATATTTACATATAGCAGTTCTGGCTCGGCCAACTTCCTTACTAATATCTGGAATATTTTAACAAGAGAGGAGCTAAACCACCAATCGATCTGGTTACCTGGGCCACGTTCAGCTGCAaaacattgcagatagaaatggcATGAATAGAGCTGACATGATTCCTTGTTCTACATGTCAGAGGAATGTTTGTTGTACAtaacatatttctatctgaatgttccaAGCCTGCTGAACGCGCCCTAGTCTATGAATGTAAACACGTATGGGCTGAGTGAACGTGGATGGTCCATATAATTAAATCTCCCCGCTGTGCTAACCCTGCGTTCCAAGTATCTCCATGTGCAGGTGAGCCAGGCCGCTGGCAGCAGACAGGGACAGTTTGATCATGCCTTCGATGGTCACAGAGTAGTGGTTCAGGTAGTCAAACAGAGAGCCGTGCTCGTGGTAGTCTGACACCAGCCACAGCTGAGTCCATGTTCCGTTATCTGGCGAGGGAagagaagacacagagacagaagggagggagagagaattctATGGTCAATAAACTACAGCCAGTAGGTGCGCTGTTTTGAAATGCACCTACATAACACCAGagatacaatgccttcagaacgTATTCACATGACTCAATGTTTTCCACAACACAAACAAAAATATTATTATGTTTTAAGATGCAcattcactgaggagtggctcctGCCTGGcagctctaccataaaggcctgattgatggagtgttgttgcagagatggttgtccttctggaaggttcttccatgtccatagaggaactctggagctctgtcagagtgaccattgggttcttggtcacctccctgaccaaggcccttctctcctgcTGGCTCaatttggccaggcagccagctttaggaagagtcttggtggtttcaaacttcttccatttaagaatgatggagaccactgtgttcttgaggaccttcaatgctgcagaaatgttttagtacccttccccagatctgtgccgacagtcctgtcttggagctctacggacaattccttggttttgctccgacatgcactgtcaactgtgggaccgtatatagataggtgtgtgtctttccaaatcatgtccaatcaattgaatttaccacagatggactccaatcaagttgtagaaacatctcaaggatgatcaatagaaacagaatgcaccagagctcaatatcaagtctcaaagcaaagggtctgaatacttatgtaaataaggtatctggtTTTTATTTTTCTGAAAACATATACAtatttgtttgaaacctgaacgtcTTGCTTCAGATGAGGAaagtcttaccttgcttcaaattTATATCCAACCATAGAAGCAATTATTTTATAATGATTTACAtataccattgaaaccagtagcctATTTTTTTCATGTTCTcttggttttcaaatcaactttctttcattgtccattcgccaaaggcacaatcctagtcatattactaacccatgctagttgttgcatctttagatctcccatCTTTCTAAATTTATAATGGATATTTTAATCTCCGTCACATGAATGTGCCCTTTTAACAGTGTGTCCCCactaattgcattatggaacaAACATTTGCGCGTAGCCTGCTGCTTTGTGCACATTGCTGcgtttataatgtgaagaaataatagtttagCAACATCTTAAGCCAAACGTTCTGATTAGTTGTATCAGCCTCATTGCTTCTTATGTAGCCTAGGTCCTACTGGTTGGATGAATTTGGGATCCATCATCCCACAACAGTTATTAGGCCATTTCTTTCATGCACAGAacaacaagctgaccaatagaataggtacacttttctactatgggggatATTAGATTGACATAGACTAGCGATGTTGCTATTCATTACTCGTCTTGCTGGCTGAGGAAAAGGAAATGTAAACAATTATCCTAAACATCTTCAAAATGAGCATCGGAATTTTGTAAGAATCATTgaaagtcattgaaaataagaatttgttcttaactgacttgcctagttaaataaaggtaaaaaaatcaaataaaatcaggTTATGCATGCAATGCATATGGGTCCAGTACATTTATAAAATGTCTGGTAAATAAATGAATGTTGCTGGTGAAACGCCCAGTGCTACAATGGAAACCCTGCCCtattgtgtgtgtggtgagagaaCGCTCACCTTTATTGTCGGCGGCAATGAATCCCAGAATGTTCTCGTGTCGCAGCATGACGGTCTGGTAGATCTCAGCCTCTCTGAACCACGACCGCTCCTCCCGGGAAGAGAAGATCTTCACTGCCACGTCTCCTCCACGCCACTTCCCCCGCCACACCTCTCCAAAGCGGCCTTTCCCTATGATCTCCTGCAAAACAATGGTCCTGGCTACGGTACGCTGCACAAACAGGGGCAGGCCTGCCGGGGGAAGCAGAGAGAAGAGCAAATAGTGGTACTCCTGGCTGATGCCGCTTGGCTTTTACCTAAATACAAACTTGTATGCATCTACTACATTCCTTATGGAGATGGCTAAAGGATATTCTTAACATTGAACAGCAATGTATACCCCTCTGCTTGcaggagagggtagaggatacTACTAAAAAAAATAAGCATGCTTTGCAGTTCCATATCTAGAACCTTTTATTCAAGCAGTGTAGGCTCAGTCTACTCACCAGAACCAGACCCGGAGGTGGACATGTCGTAGATGAGATCCTGCAGGGTCTTGTCCTTGGCCAGGTAGAGGTGTTCACAGGAGGGGTCCTCCACCTCCAGCCTCTGCCTGTGGCTGTACCAGAAGAGAGATTTATTGTCTCTATGGTGAGAACCTGAAATGCACCTTCTGGTCATCTCAACCCACACAGATCTGATACCAGCAGCCCTCCAGTTGCCAGGTCAGTTCCCACTCAGGGCTTGAACTAGCAACCTTCCAGCTACTGGCccacctctctaacctctaggctacctgatgGACCACCTGTAGGGCACTCTCATCACGCAGTGCCAACCAACCTATAGGGCCCTCCCATCATGCAGTGCCAACTCACCTGTAGGCCCTTTGGTGGTGTTGGAACAGGAACACTCCCACCAGCAGCAGCATGCACAGAAGGAAGACTGGCCCTGCGATCACAGCCACAAGCTCCACTGGCCCCCAGGGGCCACCAGAGCTCACTGGAACTGGAGAGGGAGACATTGAGAAAAAGGTAGTGGTATTACTATCTTTCCGGTTTAAACTAAAACACAAAGGGAGCATCTCAATAGTCCAAAgtggcttcctctcatcacctctcccttATCTGCACTGATATGAAAGAATTGGAGGGGTAAAAGCAACATGGGGAATGTCTACAAGGGGGTGGCCTTCACCAGTCCTGTTCTCTCAAATGACTGCAGATAAAGGAGACGATGACAGGAAGTTATTCTTGTGGAATGCACATGCAATACACGGCTGGTGTAACTTCAGCTTTACTCACGCGAGGGGACCTTGAGGtcaacgctgttgcagtagtcagtgtagcagcagtgtgtgttgAGAAGTCCCTCAGCACTCAGACAGTAGAAAGGTTGGCCAGGGGGCACAAGGCTGTCTCTGGTAATACAGATCCTTACATGCTGCTCATGCCCCTGGATGAAGGAGGTGGAGGCCATGCACGCCCCGTCCGTCTCACACTCATAACCAGACTTTGCACAGTTGGTGCAGTTACACCGCAGGgctggggaaaagagagaggaaggaggttaGAAAAACTGCCAATTGATGATTTTTATTTGGTCAGTAAAAACAACTGTGATTAGGATTGCAAAGTCAGACATTTCCGTTGTGGTCTGAGGAGCATCATGGAAGCTTGAATCAGAGACCAAGATAACAGACAgagggtagaggtcgaccgatcaatcggaatggccgattaattagggccgatttcaagttgtcATAACAAATCGGAAAATAGGtaattttggacgccgattttgcctatttaattaaaaaaaaaatatatatatttttttttttaactaggcaagtcagttaagaacacattcttattttcaatgacggtctaggaacggtgggttaactgcctgttcaggggcagaacgacagatttttaccttatcagctcagggattcaatcttgcaaccttacggttaactagtccaacgctctgactaactgcctcacgaggagcccacctgttacgcgaatgcagtaagaagccaaggtaagttgctagctagcattaaacttaatcaatcataaatcactagtatattactagtttatctagcgtgtcctgcgttgcatataatcgatgcggtgcgcattcgcgaaaaaggactcattgctccaacgtgtacctaaccataaacatcaatgcctttcttaaaatcaatacacagaagtatatatttttaaacctgcatatttagctaaaagaaatccaggttagcaggcaatattaaccaggtaaaattgtgtcacttctcttgcgttcattgcacgcagagtcagggtatttgCAACAGTTCGGgccacctggctcattgcgatctaatttgccagaattttacgtaattatgacataacattgaaggttgtgcaatgtaacaggaatatttagacttagggatgccacctgttagataaaatacggaacaattccgtatttcactgaaagaataacgtcttgttttcgagatgaatgtttccggattcgaccatattaatgacctaaggctagcatttctgtgtgttatgttataattaagtctatgatttgttagagcagtctgactgagcgatggtaggcagctgcaggctcgtaagcattcattcaaacagcactttcgtgtgttttgccagcagctctgctgtttatgacttcaagcctatcaactcccgagattaggctggtgtaacgatgtgatgtgaaatggctagctagttagcggggtgcacgctaatagcgtttcaaacttcattcgcgctgagacttggagtagttgttccccttgctctgcatgggtaacgctgcttcgatggtggctgttgtcgttgtgttcctggttcgagcccaggtaggagcgaggagaggggccgaagctatactgttacactggcaatactaaagtgcctataagaacatctaataaaGGTATAtggtcaaaggtatatgaaatacaaatggtatagagagaactagtcctataataactacaacctaaaacttcttacctgggaatattgaagactcgtgttaaaaggaaccaccagcttttatatgttctcatgttctgagcaaggaacttaaacattagctttcttacatggcacatattgcacttttactttcttctccaacactttgtttttgcattatttaaaccaaattgaacaggtttcattatttatttgaggctaaatgtattttattgatgtattcagttaaaataagtgttcattcagtattgttgtaattgtcattattacaaatcaatttaaaaaatatatattttaaaaatcagCATCGATTTATTTCCAGAACAGAATGAGATGAACTGTCGTTGAGCATCAACCCATAAGTGGAAAACAATTAACTATTTCCAGCAGAGGGCATCCTAAACCAACTATTAAAGAAAAACATACATACATTCCATCTAAATGGACTACCCAGGATAGTCCCAATCAGAATAGACAACACACCCAGTGGAGTGGGGTCTGTGCAGACAGCCCTGTGGCTGAAACCAGATCCACCACTGCAGATGAACCcaaaacacacagaggagaggaagggagaggacacTGTCCTGGGAGCCTACAATGTAGAATTtgagcaaccaggaaatgacagcGCAATTTCTACATTGGCTGCATGACCCAATTTCCACTATATAAGACAGCAAAAAATAGACACCAGCCCGGTAGGAGAAATCAAAAAAGGTGAAaatcacagccaatcacaacactggcgGGTAGGGATgggcgatatggcctaaaaaataaaatatatatatatttttaaacttatTGTTGAGATATAACACATGACCATAAGTATGTGGATGCCTGCTCggccaacatctcattccaaaaccttttgcctcatgcagcacgacatctccttcgtatagagctgatcaggctgttgattgtggcctgttgtcccactcttcaatggctgtgcgaaaaTTGCTGGacattggtgggaactggaacacggtgtcgtacacatcgatccagagcatcccaaacatgcttaatgggtgacatggctggtgagtatgcaggccatggaagaacagacgttttcagcttccaggtattgtgtacagatccttgcaacatggggccatgcattatcatgttgaaacatgaggtgatggtggtggatgaaagTCACGACAATGGTTCTCAGGAACTCACAGTATctatgtgcattcaaattgccattgataaaatgttaATTGGTGTTCGTAGTCCGTAACTTATACCTGCCCattccataaccccaccaccacggggcactctgttcacaacatcaAACCCcccgcccacacaacgccatacacgctgtctgtcttctgcccggtacagttgaaatcaCAATTAATCCATGAagaacacacttctccagcatgctaGTGGCCATAGAAGGTGACCATATGCCGACagaagtcagttacgacgccaaattgcagtcaggtcaagactctggtgaggatgagcatgcagatgagcatCTTTAAGACGGTTTCTGACAAATTATtgggttgtgcaaacccagtttcatctgCTGTCTGGTTTTGGACTAagccgcaggtgaagaagccggatgtggaggtcctgggctggcgtggttacacgtggtctgcggttgtgaggccggttagacgtactgccaaattctctaaaacaatgttggaggcggcttatggtagagaaattgtcaattctctggcaacggctctggtggatattcctgcagttagcatgccaattacacactCACCCAAAATAATAAGTGTTTTgggcatatggaacatttctggtatgttttatttcaactcatgaaacatgggaccaacacttgaccTTACTCACCACATGCTAGAGAGTAGCTCTCTAATCTTTATATTTTaagtttagccaacttggatctatttgctaggtaaaacagttgaattgttatgaacacagcCTTCTGTCCATCTCCAACGGTTTTAACAGCATGCTTTCCTAGCCTGTgtactttgttcagatgttgaagtCAAGTGGTCTTCCTTACTTCTCAGAATGACAGCGCGTTGCCAACTCCTTAAACAGCTATCCTTTATGCTTATTGCCCATTTCTAAAACTGaccagacagctagtataacagtctgaCTAAACTGCTGCTAGTGGTAATGGTACCACAATGTGCGACAGACTGAGCAATcattttccagaatcaatgttTATCGACACTCCTGTTTTAGTAGTGCCTGCTCTGCACACAATATGAGGAGTTGAGACAAACCGGGTATCGTTATAAAGGTTAACCTCTATTACAGTAACATAAATGTTGCCATGTCTTTCGGTGTCCATATGACTGATTGTTGGcccaaacctcaaatgcaaatagcaAGTTGAAACCGCtcgtcagagaggaagaagtgatctCATCTTTGatgtgagtggcagggggaggggcttggtgtgtggaGTGTCAATCTACCATGTAggttcttaaccctgggcaacatgggcctgggaggctcacagggatattggtatcAACAGTACTCTACCAATTATACATATtttttgttcagatgttgaaatcaagtggcctacctttttctcagaatgagaaaaagttgccaattccttatacAGCATCCGAACAAAACCTTTTATTcctaatttgtattttattttaaacttacataaacacagccatttaaatgatgcactatgcagaaatcaccccatttcctggttgcaaaaatgtgaatagttcacctaattttaGTTGGTTACAAAACAagctagtgtagagaatcattgaaccatctaaaccgctgtgaaatatattttccttaaacaaaaatattgtttgaagctggtgtacaaaaccaaaagaagcaaaaactaaacttaagaccgggaagcatagaaatggtgcacacagaacagatctaccgttTCTTTGAATTCGCTTTCAATGAAGATGACAGAACTTCAATTTCTGGGCCTTTAAAATGTGATTTCCCCATTGCCCGAGGGACCTGGTTCATCCGGCCATGCACAGCCGAAGTCACAGTAAAACTCCTTGTTGTATAATTTATTTATCTCACATTGTGTTCTGACTATGAGGGGGTCCCTGCTAAATGTGCTATTACAAAAGGGGTCCCTGGTCCCAAAAAGTTTGAGTCATGAAATGTATAGTGAATTGGAGGGCAGTTAGGCTACTGCTTTCAATACTAGTGGAAAAATGGTTACATGGTCCGACATTGACAGTATTTTACAGACCGGAGTAGGGGACTTCAGTCATGTTAGTCACCTTGTCAAATAGGGTACAGATGTCAGACCTGAAATTAAGTCTCAGACAGTGTAGCCTCTCACGGACCTGTGGACATGATCACTGCTCTCACAGGAGTAGTGTAGAGTATTCCTCATCCCTCGGTACAAGTAGTTCCACCTGTCTGGGTCCTTGGCAGTTTATTTCCTCAAGCATGTTAGTTGGGCCTACTCTTAATTAGTTCCGAATGCAGACCCGGAACATGATTAGGTGGTCATTCATATTATATGTGGATTTCAAATACTAGGCCTGTCCTGAGCTCTGTCAAAATTAAACGGAAGCACTGGTTGTGGCAACAACGTTTTCTTAATTCCTTCCTTCACtgtgttacatcccaaatggcaccttattccgtATTTAGTGTGCTactggggctctggtcaaaaggagtgcactacatagggaatagggtgccatttgggacagtgcATGTCTGGCAGGAACAC contains:
- the LOC110532699 gene encoding activin receptor type-1B isoform X2, encoding MALKQIILTLLVLFGLVTIGDALRCNCTNCAKSGYECETDGACMASTSFIQGHEQHVRICITRDSLVPPGQPFYCLSAEGLLNTHCCYTDYCNSVDLKVPSLPVSSGGPWGPVELVAVIAGPVFLLCMLLLVGVFLFQHHQRAYSHRQRLEVEDPSCEHLYLAKDKTLQDLIYDMSTSGSGSGLPLFVQRTVARTIVLQEIIGKGRFGEVWRGKWRGGDVAVKIFSSREERSWFREAEIYQTVMLRHENILGFIAADNKDNGTWTQLWLVSDYHEHGSLFDYLNHYSVTIEGMIKLSLSAASGLAHLHMEILGTQGKPGIAHRDLKSKNILVKKNGMCAIADLGLAVRHESISDTIDIAPNQRVGTKRYMAPEVLEETINMKHFDSFKCADIYALGLVYWEIARRCNTGGIHEEYQLPYFDLVPSDPSIDEMRKVVCDQRLRPNVPNWWQSYELVDRTLSLFSSLCV
- the LOC110532699 gene encoding activin receptor type-1B isoform X1, translated to MALKQIILTLLVLFGLVTIGDALRCNCTNCAKSGYECETDGACMASTSFIQGHEQHVRICITRDSLVPPGQPFYCLSAEGLLNTHCCYTDYCNSVDLKVPSLPVSSGGPWGPVELVAVIAGPVFLLCMLLLVGVFLFQHHQRAYSHRQRLEVEDPSCEHLYLAKDKTLQDLIYDMSTSGSGSGLPLFVQRTVARTIVLQEIIGKGRFGEVWRGKWRGGDVAVKIFSSREERSWFREAEIYQTVMLRHENILGFIAADNKDNGTWTQLWLVSDYHEHGSLFDYLNHYSVTIEGMIKLSLSAASGLAHLHMEILGTQGKPGIAHRDLKSKNILVKKNGMCAIADLGLAVRHESISDTIDIAPNQRVGTKRYMAPEVLEETINMKHFDSFKCADIYALGLVYWEIARRCNTGGIHEEYQLPYFDLVPSDPSIDEMRKVVCDQRLRPNVPNWWQSYESLRVMGKIMRECWYSNGAARLTALRIKKTLAQLSVEEDIKM